A single window of Ignavibacteriota bacterium DNA harbors:
- a CDS encoding lysophospholipid acyltransferase family protein, giving the protein MQFKSIRKSSLNFIGNHFAEFAIRLLCHSLSIVETNKEVLLDLKNENRNFILAFWHGKMLIPWFMFKDSNASAIVSTSKDGGILTNILKKWNYNVQRGSSSKGGKEVLENLLAEAENKKNILITPDGPKGPIYKMKAGAVIVAKKRGIPIVLAGVYNYKKIKLKSWDHFEIPWFFSKSTIKYSQPYFVDNELSYEETDSMIKFIESELIQLENNLENAA; this is encoded by the coding sequence ATGCAATTTAAAAGTATTAGAAAAAGTTCTTTGAATTTTATTGGAAATCATTTTGCCGAATTTGCGATCAGGCTTCTTTGTCATTCTTTAAGTATTGTAGAGACTAATAAGGAAGTTTTATTAGATCTTAAAAATGAAAACCGGAATTTTATTCTCGCGTTTTGGCATGGTAAAATGTTAATACCATGGTTTATGTTTAAGGACTCAAATGCTTCCGCAATTGTTAGCACGAGCAAAGATGGCGGTATTCTAACAAATATATTGAAAAAATGGAATTACAATGTTCAGCGCGGATCAAGCAGTAAAGGCGGAAAGGAAGTTCTGGAAAATTTGTTGGCGGAAGCTGAAAATAAAAAAAATATTCTTATTACTCCCGATGGTCCGAAAGGTCCTATTTATAAAATGAAAGCGGGCGCGGTTATAGTTGCAAAAAAAAGGGGAATTCCAATTGTTCTTGCTGGTGTTTATAATTATAAAAAAATAAAATTAAAGAGCTGGGATCATTTTGAAATACCTTGGTTCTTTAGTAAATCAACTATAAAATATTCACAGCCTTATTTTGTTGATAATGAATTATCCTATGAAGAAACGGATAGTATGATAAAATTTATTGAATCAGAATTAATACAATTAGAAAATAACTTGGAGAACGCGGCTTGA
- a CDS encoding isoprenylcysteine carboxylmethyltransferase family protein: MNKKLGKFLFKNRSYTPIPFVILMIIFQNANLASIIIGLMIVLTGEFFRYWGVVYAGSATRTTSGVGANQLIVSGAFAHLRNPLYLGNILIYLGFGVMSMALFPYLQIIALLFFVFQYHLIIAEEEEFLLKTFGKKYEDYKAAVPKLFPSISAYKSDDSKNQPLKMHAGLKSERRTLQAIIVISLIIILTFIFS, translated from the coding sequence ATGAATAAAAAATTAGGGAAATTTCTTTTTAAGAATCGAAGCTATACACCGATACCATTTGTAATATTAATGATCATATTTCAAAACGCAAATTTGGCAAGCATAATTATTGGATTGATGATAGTATTAACCGGCGAATTTTTCAGATACTGGGGAGTTGTTTACGCTGGAAGCGCGACAAGAACTACATCTGGAGTTGGAGCAAATCAGTTAATTGTAAGCGGAGCTTTTGCGCATTTAAGAAATCCACTTTATTTAGGCAATATACTAATTTATCTGGGATTCGGAGTTATGTCCATGGCTTTATTTCCCTACCTTCAAATTATCGCATTGCTTTTTTTTGTTTTTCAATACCATTTAATAATCGCGGAAGAGGAAGAATTTCTGTTAAAAACTTTTGGCAAAAAATATGAAGATTATAAAGCTGCAGTTCCAAAATTATTTCCCAGTATTTCAGCTTATAAATCCGATGATTCTAAAAATCAGCCATTAAAAATGCATGCCGGTTTGAAATCAGAAAGAAGAACTCTGCAGGCAATTATTGTTATATCTTTAATAATTATTTTGACATTTATTTTTAGTTAA
- the lpxK gene encoding tetraacyldisaccharide 4'-kinase — MKFIRIMLSPLTILYKFIIEIRNKLFDRNIFKQTKVDCKVVSVGNITVGGSGKTPFVIMLTKYLKSKNNKVGVLSRGYGRNSKGYHLVSKNGEPLLNVSQSGDEILLISNECKVSTAVSEKRVEGAQKFLKDVELKTIILDDAFQHRWIKRDLDVVIIDQKFLSNVNDIEQNILPLGNMREPFDSLNRADIVIINRKFSPKINIPTKLKNYFLNKDVFYSFYKAEGIYDVKNNKKYSIAEFEGQKSLVVCGIARPFSFLRVLEENNINIKNKLIFTDHKNYTLKEIEQIRKEFYSTNSYSVLTTQKDAVKLMEFNKELDDIDIYFLKIELLMEDEENFFTIIDKQIFN, encoded by the coding sequence TTGAAATTTATTCGCATAATGCTCTCTCCATTGACAATTTTATACAAATTCATTATTGAAATTAGAAATAAACTATTTGATAGGAACATTTTTAAACAAACAAAAGTTGATTGCAAAGTTGTTTCAGTTGGTAATATAACCGTTGGCGGATCGGGAAAAACTCCATTTGTAATAATGTTAACAAAATATTTAAAGAGCAAAAATAATAAAGTCGGCGTATTAAGCCGCGGCTATGGAAGAAATAGCAAAGGCTACCATTTGGTTTCAAAAAATGGAGAGCCTCTGTTAAATGTAAGTCAATCCGGCGATGAGATCCTGCTAATTTCAAATGAATGTAAAGTATCAACTGCCGTAAGTGAAAAACGTGTTGAAGGTGCACAAAAATTTCTTAAAGACGTTGAATTGAAAACAATAATCCTTGATGACGCTTTTCAGCACAGATGGATTAAAAGAGATTTAGACGTTGTTATAATTGATCAAAAATTTTTAAGCAACGTTAATGATATTGAGCAAAATATACTTCCGCTTGGAAATATGAGAGAACCTTTTGATTCGTTAAATAGAGCCGACATAGTTATTATCAACAGAAAATTTTCGCCTAAAATAAATATCCCGACAAAATTGAAAAATTATTTTTTAAATAAAGATGTCTTTTACTCTTTCTATAAAGCTGAAGGCATATATGATGTAAAGAATAATAAAAAATATTCAATTGCCGAATTTGAAGGTCAAAAAAGTCTTGTTGTATGCGGTATTGCAAGACCATTTTCATTTCTTAGAGTTCTTGAAGAAAATAACATAAATATTAAAAATAAATTGATCTTTACTGATCACAAAAATTATACTTTAAAGGAAATTGAACAGATAAGAAAAGAATTTTATTCAACCAATTCGTACTCTGTTTTAACAACTCAAAAAGATGCAGTAAAGTTAATGGAGTTCAACAAAGAGTTAGATGATATTGATATTTATTTTCTCAAAATTGAGTTGCTAATGGAAGATGAGGAAAACTTTTTCACAATTATAGATAAACAAATTTTTAACTAA
- the queA gene encoding tRNA preQ1(34) S-adenosylmethionine ribosyltransferase-isomerase QueA, whose translation MKLSDFKYTLPKTSIAKFPVKPRDNAKLMVFKRETTNVDHKKFKDVADYMEKGDVLVVNNTKVMQARLFGQKERTNAKIEVFVLRELNKEEKIWDVIVDPARKVRIGNRIYFNDKLWCEVIDNTTSRGRTVRINYEGDDIFKAIEKIGQTPLPPYIKRPTEKSDREDYQTLFAETDGSVAAPTAGLHFTPELIKKIKKKGVGIVPVTLHIGLGTFRPVEVEDLTKHKMDSEYFDIPDETAKTINEALKAKKNIFVVGTSATRALESSVTAEGFVKPNFGWTDKFIFPPYDFKITKKLITNFHQPESTLLMLAAAFGGYDEVMKNYKKALKEKYRFLSYGDAMLIL comes from the coding sequence ATGAAATTATCTGATTTCAAATATACTTTACCTAAAACTTCAATTGCTAAATTTCCCGTTAAACCAAGAGATAACGCAAAGCTAATGGTTTTTAAACGGGAAACTACTAACGTTGACCACAAAAAATTCAAAGACGTTGCCGATTATATGGAAAAGGGCGACGTATTAGTCGTTAACAACACTAAAGTAATGCAGGCAAGACTATTCGGTCAAAAAGAAAGAACAAATGCAAAAATTGAAGTTTTTGTGTTACGCGAATTAAACAAGGAAGAAAAAATATGGGATGTTATTGTTGATCCCGCAAGAAAAGTTAGAATAGGTAATAGAATTTATTTTAATGATAAATTATGGTGTGAAGTTATTGATAACACAACATCGCGCGGAAGAACTGTTAGAATAAATTATGAGGGTGATGATATTTTTAAAGCAATTGAAAAAATCGGACAAACTCCCCTTCCGCCTTATATAAAAAGACCAACGGAAAAATCAGATAGAGAAGATTATCAAACTTTATTTGCAGAAACAGATGGTTCTGTTGCTGCGCCAACCGCAGGCTTGCACTTTACACCTGAATTGATAAAGAAAATTAAGAAAAAAGGCGTGGGCATTGTTCCTGTTACTCTCCATATTGGATTAGGAACTTTTAGACCGGTTGAAGTTGAAGACTTAACAAAACACAAAATGGATTCTGAATATTTTGATATTCCGGATGAAACCGCTAAAACAATAAACGAAGCATTAAAAGCCAAGAAGAATATTTTTGTAGTTGGAACAAGCGCAACTCGAGCATTGGAAAGCAGCGTAACCGCTGAGGGTTTTGTTAAACCTAATTTCGGATGGACTGATAAATTTATTTTTCCGCCATATGATTTTAAAATAACTAAAAAGTTGATCACCAATTTTCACCAGCCTGAATCTACTTTGTTAATGCTGGCAGCTGCCTTTGGCGGTTATGATGAAGTAATGAAAAATTACAAAAAAGCATTAAAGGAAAAATATAGATTCTTAAGTTACGGTGACGCGATGCTGATTTTATAA
- the ispD gene encoding 2-C-methyl-D-erythritol 4-phosphate cytidylyltransferase → MSKIAIIPSAGSGSRFNSPIPKQYVKVLGKELIVHTISVFQNSNEIDEIIIPADTNYFDLLNKLKNKYNLNKITKIIEGGKERQDSVYNGLKAKLFNDNDLILVHDAARPLLSQDLLKASLKEAEKFDSVVVAIKARDTLISGNEFVEKYEDRSKIFYAQTPQIFRYNILLKSFEFALKHKFIATDESMIVKNAGYKVKIVNGDFTNFKITESGDLIILEKLLNK, encoded by the coding sequence ATGAGCAAAATTGCAATAATTCCATCTGCCGGAAGCGGCTCAAGATTTAATTCCCCAATTCCAAAACAATATGTTAAGGTTTTGGGGAAAGAGCTTATCGTCCACACTATCTCCGTATTTCAAAATTCAAATGAAATTGATGAAATAATTATTCCGGCTGATACGAATTATTTTGATCTGCTCAACAAACTAAAAAACAAATATAATCTTAACAAAATTACTAAGATCATTGAAGGTGGGAAAGAACGGCAAGATTCAGTTTATAACGGCTTAAAAGCAAAGCTATTCAATGACAATGATCTGATTCTTGTCCATGATGCCGCGAGACCTTTACTATCTCAAGACTTATTAAAAGCATCTTTAAAAGAAGCCGAAAAATTCGATAGTGTTGTTGTTGCGATTAAAGCCCGTGATACTTTGATCTCAGGTAACGAATTTGTGGAGAAATATGAAGACAGATCAAAAATTTTTTATGCTCAAACTCCGCAAATTTTCAGATATAATATTTTGCTTAAATCATTTGAATTTGCATTAAAACATAAATTTATTGCAACAGATGAATCTATGATAGTTAAAAATGCCGGTTACAAAGTAAAAATTGTTAACGGAGATTTTACAAATTTTAAGATAACTGAAAGCGGTGATTTAATTATTTTGGAAAAATTGCTTAATAAATAA
- the lpxB gene encoding lipid-A-disaccharide synthase — MNKKIMIIAGEASGDLHGSSLIDELLKIDPTLEISGIGGDKMINSGLKKLHHIKEMSFLGFVEVIKHLPFIKKVKSDLIEHLKSENIKTAVLIDYPGFNLSIAKSFKALGVKNIYYISPQIWAWGKGRIKKIKKLITRMIVLFPFEKKMYDEFEIHSDFVGHPLISKIENYNFLDKDSLFGKYNFDPSKELLVILPGSRKQEIEMFFTDLFQGAKKISQEFNLQIAIACADNIDENFIGSFMPNENFFLIKNDTYNLLKHASFAIVKSGTSTLETAIIGTPFIVVYKTNFLTYLIVKSLIKINNIALVNIVAGKTVVKELIQNDVNSENIFNQIKEILSSTENLNNLKSELNSVKRNLHTEGNPSKKAAEIIYSELNAI, encoded by the coding sequence GTGAATAAAAAAATTATGATTATCGCTGGTGAAGCATCAGGAGATTTGCATGGTTCATCTTTAATTGATGAACTCTTAAAAATTGATCCGACATTAGAAATTTCCGGAATAGGCGGCGATAAAATGATAAATAGCGGACTGAAAAAACTACATCATATTAAGGAAATGTCATTCTTGGGTTTTGTGGAAGTAATTAAGCATTTACCGTTTATTAAAAAAGTAAAGTCAGATCTTATTGAACATTTAAAATCAGAAAATATAAAAACCGCGGTTCTTATTGACTATCCCGGTTTCAACTTGAGCATAGCAAAAAGTTTTAAAGCACTTGGTGTTAAAAACATATATTATATTTCTCCTCAAATCTGGGCATGGGGAAAAGGCAGAATAAAAAAAATTAAAAAGTTGATCACCCGAATGATAGTTTTGTTTCCTTTTGAAAAAAAAATGTATGACGAATTTGAAATTCATTCGGATTTTGTGGGACATCCATTGATCAGCAAAATTGAAAACTATAATTTTTTGGATAAAGATTCGCTGTTTGGAAAATATAATTTTGACCCTTCTAAAGAATTATTGGTTATACTGCCAGGAAGCAGAAAGCAGGAAATTGAAATGTTCTTTACAGATCTGTTTCAAGGGGCAAAGAAAATTTCACAAGAATTTAATTTACAAATTGCCATTGCTTGTGCTGATAATATTGATGAGAATTTTATCGGCTCATTTATGCCGAATGAAAATTTCTTTTTAATAAAAAATGATACTTATAATTTACTGAAACATGCGAGTTTTGCAATTGTAAAATCCGGTACATCTACGCTTGAAACTGCAATAATTGGCACTCCTTTTATTGTAGTGTATAAAACAAATTTTTTAACATACTTGATTGTTAAGAGTTTGATCAAAATCAATAACATTGCACTCGTTAATATTGTAGCCGGTAAAACGGTCGTTAAAGAATTAATTCAAAATGATGTTAATTCTGAGAACATATTTAATCAAATAAAAGAAATTTTAAGCAGCACGGAAAATTTAAATAATTTAAAAAGTGAACTTAATTCGGTTAAACGCAATCTGCATACGGAAGGCAATCCAAGTAAAAAAGCAGCTGAAATAATTTACTCGGAATTAAATGCAATTTAA
- a CDS encoding MtnX-like HAD-IB family phosphatase, with translation MQFDVRNKFNIYIDFDGTITNIDVGEQMFVKFGDPEKCKNVIDEWVDGKTSSRTVWIELCKTVSDFNENDFDKFIDEVELDPYFLEFIEYCKSNNFAVTILSDGLDYYINKIASKNKFDDLKIFSNTLKVEKDKQLVPSFPFGDEECSNCANCKRNHILNSSRDDEINIYIGDGYSDTCAAQYCDYIFAKRSLLKYCEKNRIPYYPFNNFSDVKKIVEQLSAKRKIKKRHQASLKRRDAYMQG, from the coding sequence ATGCAATTTGATGTAAGAAATAAATTTAATATATATATTGATTTTGACGGCACAATTACAAACATAGACGTTGGAGAACAAATGTTTGTAAAATTCGGTGATCCGGAAAAATGTAAAAATGTTATTGATGAATGGGTTGATGGAAAAACAAGTTCCAGAACTGTTTGGATAGAACTTTGTAAAACTGTTTCTGATTTTAATGAAAATGATTTTGATAAATTTATTGATGAAGTTGAACTGGATCCATACTTTTTGGAATTTATTGAATATTGTAAATCAAACAATTTTGCGGTCACAATTTTGAGCGATGGTTTAGATTATTATATAAATAAAATTGCGTCAAAAAATAAATTTGATGATTTAAAGATTTTTTCAAATACTTTGAAAGTTGAAAAGGATAAACAGCTGGTTCCATCATTTCCTTTCGGAGATGAAGAATGCAGCAATTGCGCAAACTGTAAAAGAAATCATATTTTGAATTCGTCACGCGATGATGAAATAAATATTTATATCGGCGACGGATATTCTGATACTTGTGCGGCTCAGTACTGCGATTATATTTTTGCGAAAAGATCATTGTTGAAATATTGTGAAAAAAATCGCATACCGTATTATCCGTTCAACAATTTTTCAGATGTAAAAAAAATAGTCGAACAATTATCAGCAAAAAGAAAAATTAAAAAAAGACATCAAGCATCACTCAAACGACGAGATGCGTATATGCAAGGGTAA
- the plsY gene encoding glycerol-3-phosphate 1-O-acyltransferase PlsY, which produces MPNLLFIIVLSYLVGSIPTSIILSKLIKGVDIRNFGSGNAGGTNVSRVLGKKYGILTILLDALKGVIAVIFVSRLYLGDFPFPNNTPFDDFTLVQIIAGISAVIGHIWTIFAGFKGGKGIATGLGVLVSIVTLDMIMALGVFIIVVYFSKYISLASISAAVSVPLIMIIRENIFGVDIPSYHNILPFVIALALLVIYTHRSNVERLLNGNENKISLFKKKNK; this is translated from the coding sequence ATGCCAAATCTTCTGTTTATAATTGTTTTATCTTATTTAGTAGGTTCAATCCCGACTAGCATTATTCTGTCAAAACTTATTAAAGGCGTTGATATACGTAATTTCGGCAGTGGAAATGCCGGAGGAACAAATGTATCCAGAGTTCTTGGAAAAAAATATGGAATTTTAACAATTCTTCTCGACGCGCTTAAAGGCGTAATCGCCGTAATTTTTGTTTCTAGACTTTATTTAGGCGATTTCCCGTTTCCTAATAATACACCTTTTGATGATTTTACTTTAGTACAAATTATTGCAGGTATTTCTGCAGTAATTGGACATATTTGGACGATCTTTGCCGGATTTAAAGGCGGTAAAGGTATTGCTACCGGATTAGGTGTTTTAGTTTCTATCGTAACTTTAGATATGATTATGGCTTTAGGGGTTTTCATTATTGTTGTATATTTTTCTAAATATATTTCTTTGGCATCCATATCTGCTGCAGTTTCTGTACCTCTTATTATGATAATTAGAGAAAATATATTTGGCGTTGATATTCCAAGTTATCATAATATATTGCCTTTTGTTATTGCGTTGGCATTACTCGTTATATATACACATAGATCAAATGTAGAAAGATTATTAAACGGTAACGAAAATAAAATATCCCTCTTCAAAAAAAAGAATAAATAA
- a CDS encoding pyruvate, phosphate dikinase → MAKKQNSKFVYFFGGKKADGKAEMKALLGGKGANLAEMVNIGLPVPAGFTITTEVCTYYYDNKKKYPKELEKQVLDNLAKIEKEMGAKFGDKTNPLLLSVRSGARASMPGMMDTILNLGLNDTTVEALIARTNNPRFAYDSYRRFVQMYGDVVLGLKPKDKHDHDPFEVILDKKKTDNNITKDTDLTAEQLKELVAEFKAEIKKITGYDFPTDPMKQLWGAIGAVFSSWMNERAIVYRKLNSIPASWGTAVNVQSMVFGNMGEDSGTGVAFTRDPASGENLFYGEYLFNAQGEDVVAGIRTPHKIEELKKDNAKVYKQLDDIRKKLEKHYKDMMDIEFTIQQGKLWMLQARVGKRTGFAAVQIAVDMVREKLISKNEALLRIDPEQLNQLLRPIFDTKQKTQAIAQGKLLAKGLNAGPGAAAGKIAFSAQDAEEMAKKGDKVILVRIETSPEDIKGMNASEGILTAKGGMTSHAALVARQMGKVCVAGCGALEIDYKKGTLKVANSDLVVKEGEYISIDGSTGEVIQGEIQTKPSEVVQVLITKELDPKDSKVFKTYKDLMSWADAARTLGIRTNADQPDQSANAIAFGAEGIGLCRTEHMFFGGDRILAVREMILAETEAGRKKALEKLLPLQRKDFTEIFEVMKGKPVTIRTLDPPLHEFLPHSEKEQKEVADALNVTVEKLKTKMESLAEFNPMLGFRGCRLGISYPEITEMQARAIFEAAVDVAKKGIKVKPEIMIPLVATLEELKLQEAIVRKVAADVFKEKGKKVEYLVGTMIELPRAALIADEIAKVAQFFSFGTNDLTQTTFGLSRDDAGKFLPLYVDREILPRDPFESIDQNGVGQLVQIGTQKGRKVNKSLKVGICGEHGGEPESVEFFHRTGLNYVSCSPFRVPIARLAAARAALRK, encoded by the coding sequence ATGGCAAAGAAACAAAACTCAAAATTCGTTTATTTCTTCGGTGGTAAAAAAGCTGATGGAAAAGCTGAAATGAAAGCTTTACTTGGCGGAAAAGGTGCTAACCTTGCCGAAATGGTTAACATCGGCTTACCGGTTCCAGCCGGCTTCACAATAACAACCGAAGTATGTACTTATTATTACGACAATAAGAAAAAATATCCAAAAGAATTGGAAAAACAAGTTCTTGATAATTTAGCAAAAATAGAAAAAGAAATGGGCGCTAAATTCGGTGATAAGACTAACCCATTATTATTATCTGTAAGAAGCGGCGCTAGAGCATCAATGCCAGGAATGATGGATACTATATTAAACTTAGGCTTAAATGATACTACAGTAGAAGCTTTAATTGCCCGTACAAATAATCCAAGATTCGCATATGATTCTTACAGAAGATTCGTTCAAATGTACGGCGATGTTGTTTTAGGATTAAAACCAAAAGACAAACATGATCATGATCCATTTGAAGTAATTCTAGATAAAAAGAAAACAGATAACAATATTACTAAAGACACTGATCTAACTGCTGAACAATTAAAAGAATTAGTTGCCGAATTTAAAGCTGAAATTAAAAAAATTACTGGATATGATTTCCCAACAGATCCTATGAAACAATTATGGGGAGCTATTGGCGCTGTATTCAGTTCATGGATGAACGAAAGAGCAATAGTTTACAGAAAATTAAACAGCATTCCAGCAAGTTGGGGAACCGCAGTTAATGTTCAATCAATGGTATTTGGTAACATGGGTGAAGACTCCGGTACCGGTGTTGCTTTCACACGAGATCCTGCTTCAGGTGAAAACTTATTTTATGGAGAATATTTATTTAATGCTCAGGGCGAAGATGTTGTTGCCGGAATTAGAACTCCTCACAAAATTGAAGAATTGAAAAAAGACAATGCAAAAGTTTATAAACAATTAGATGATATTAGAAAGAAATTAGAAAAACATTATAAAGATATGATGGATATTGAATTTACAATTCAGCAAGGTAAGTTATGGATGCTTCAAGCAAGAGTTGGAAAACGTACCGGTTTTGCCGCTGTTCAAATTGCGGTTGATATGGTTAGAGAAAAATTAATTTCTAAAAATGAAGCTTTATTAAGAATTGACCCTGAACAATTAAATCAATTATTACGACCAATATTTGATACAAAACAAAAAACACAAGCAATTGCTCAAGGCAAATTATTGGCAAAAGGTTTGAATGCGGGTCCTGGCGCAGCTGCAGGTAAAATTGCTTTCTCGGCTCAAGATGCGGAAGAGATGGCTAAAAAAGGCGATAAAGTAATACTTGTTAGAATTGAAACTTCACCCGAAGATATAAAAGGAATGAATGCAAGTGAAGGTATTTTAACGGCAAAAGGCGGAATGACTTCACACGCCGCATTGGTAGCCAGACAAATGGGTAAAGTATGCGTTGCCGGATGCGGAGCTTTGGAAATCGATTATAAAAAAGGAACATTGAAAGTTGCCAATTCTGATTTAGTTGTTAAAGAAGGTGAATATATTTCTATCGATGGTTCAACTGGTGAAGTTATTCAAGGAGAAATTCAAACGAAACCATCAGAAGTCGTTCAAGTATTAATTACAAAAGAATTGGATCCAAAAGATTCAAAAGTTTTTAAAACTTACAAAGATTTAATGAGCTGGGCTGATGCAGCAAGAACACTTGGAATTAGAACCAATGCCGATCAACCTGATCAATCGGCAAATGCAATTGCATTTGGCGCAGAAGGAATTGGATTGTGCAGAACCGAGCACATGTTCTTTGGTGGCGATAGAATTCTTGCTGTTAGAGAAATGATACTTGCTGAAACCGAAGCAGGAAGAAAGAAAGCTCTTGAAAAATTATTACCTCTTCAAAGAAAAGACTTTACAGAAATTTTTGAAGTTATGAAAGGTAAACCTGTTACAATAAGAACTCTTGATCCTCCGCTGCACGAATTTTTACCTCATTCAGAAAAAGAACAAAAAGAAGTTGCGGATGCATTGAATGTAACAGTAGAAAAACTAAAAACTAAAATGGAATCATTGGCGGAATTTAACCCAATGCTTGGATTCAGAGGATGCCGTTTGGGAATCAGTTATCCTGAAATTACGGAAATGCAGGCCCGCGCTATATTTGAAGCCGCAGTTGACGTGGCTAAAAAAGGCATAAAAGTTAAACCTGAAATTATGATCCCGTTGGTTGCTACTCTTGAAGAATTAAAACTTCAGGAAGCAATTGTAAGAAAAGTAGCTGCTGATGTATTCAAAGAAAAAGGTAAAAAAGTTGAGTATTTAGTCGGAACAATGATCGAACTTCCAAGAGCTGCGTTGATTGCCGATGAAATTGCAAAAGTTGCACAGTTCTTCAGCTTTGGAACAAACGACTTAACTCAAACAACTTTTGGTTTATCTAGAGATGACGCCGGTAAGTTCTTGCCTCTCTATGTTGATAGAGAAATTTTACCACGCGATCCATTCGAAAGTATAGATCAAAACGGTGTTGGTCAATTAGTTCAAATAGGAACACAAAAAGGAAGAAAAGTTAATAAATCTCTTAAAGTTGGAATTTGCGGCGAACACGGCGGCGAACCTGAATCTGTAGAATTCTTCCATAGAACAGGTTTAAATTATGTTAGCTGTTCACCTTTTAGAGTTCCAATTGCAAGACTTGCAGCGGCAAGAGCGGCATTACGAAAATAA